A single region of the Streptomyces virginiae genome encodes:
- a CDS encoding helix-turn-helix domain-containing protein, with protein sequence MQRAAGVRDSDLGKFLQVRRSLLTPDDIGLPGDGKRRRVRGLRREEVAHIAQVSVNYYTRLEQGQNRSASPEVLDAIANALRLNAGERAHLHNLSRAAELARPAKAAEEVRPAVARMISAYLQGPAVVLGRQMDILAWNALARTMFSGHIDIEELLARDAPPNLAELVFLHPGARALYPRWNDEAVEMAGYLRMMAGRFPGDPELVELIERLSLASPEFTEIWSGHVVWDKTFGTRHLHHPAVGELTLAFESLRLPDSPDQCIVLYHAEPASLEEEALRVLLEGRGGG encoded by the coding sequence ATGCAGCGGGCGGCGGGAGTTCGAGATTCTGATCTTGGAAAGTTCCTTCAGGTACGGCGCAGCCTGCTGACGCCGGACGACATCGGCCTGCCCGGCGACGGCAAGAGACGCCGGGTGCGGGGGCTGCGCAGGGAGGAGGTCGCCCACATCGCCCAGGTCAGCGTCAACTACTACACGCGCCTGGAGCAGGGGCAGAACCGCAGCGCCTCTCCCGAGGTCCTGGACGCCATCGCCAACGCGTTGCGCCTGAACGCGGGCGAGCGGGCGCACCTGCACAACCTGTCCCGCGCCGCCGAGCTCGCGCGCCCGGCCAAGGCCGCCGAGGAGGTGCGGCCCGCGGTGGCCCGGATGATCTCGGCCTATCTGCAGGGGCCGGCGGTCGTGCTGGGCCGGCAGATGGACATCCTCGCCTGGAACGCCCTCGCCCGGACCATGTTCTCCGGACACATCGACATCGAGGAGCTCCTGGCCCGGGACGCGCCGCCGAACCTGGCCGAGCTCGTCTTCCTCCACCCCGGCGCCCGCGCCCTCTACCCCCGTTGGAACGACGAGGCGGTCGAGATGGCGGGGTACCTGCGGATGATGGCCGGTCGTTTCCCGGGCGACCCGGAACTGGTCGAGCTGATCGAGCGTCTCTCCCTGGCGAGCCCGGAGTTCACCGAGATCTGGTCGGGGCACGTGGTGTGGGACAAGACGTTCGGTACGCGCCATCTCCACCATCCGGCCGTCGGGGAGCTGACCCTCGCCTTCGAGAGTCTGCGCCTTCCCGATTCCCCCGACCAGTGCATCGTGCTGTACCACGCGGAGCCCGCCTCCCTTGAGGAAGAGGCGTTGCGCGTCCTGCTGGAAGGCCGCGGCGGCGGCTGA
- a CDS encoding Ldh family oxidoreductase: MPKVTSTAVPVRGCGSGLVAVVAGHELTAFVGAALEAAGARPADAELTAEVLVAADLAGAARHGVVRLPPYVRGLWGGTINGGARPEIVRRYGDVTVIDAHHGLGQPALAFAVDRAVEQARVRGAAAVSVQHSRHVGITAWYVGRAARGGAFGVITTRAAGSVGGVGRFGEGAVTSQFLMCVDRAAAGGVGRSVSVAPAGAGVVRPRLTLPVPVLEELGRIAALVKVTPVRELDRRRPTRSEDP, from the coding sequence ATGCCCAAGGTGACGTCGACTGCGGTGCCGGTGCGTGGGTGCGGGTCGGGGTTGGTGGCGGTGGTGGCCGGGCACGAGTTGACGGCGTTCGTCGGCGCGGCCCTGGAAGCGGCGGGTGCCCGCCCGGCGGACGCGGAGTTGACGGCGGAGGTGTTGGTGGCCGCCGATCTGGCGGGGGCGGCCCGGCACGGGGTGGTCCGGCTGCCGCCGTACGTGCGGGGGTTGTGGGGCGGGACGATCAACGGTGGGGCCCGGCCGGAGATCGTGCGCCGGTACGGGGACGTCACCGTGATCGACGCGCATCACGGGTTGGGACAGCCCGCGTTGGCCTTCGCGGTGGACCGGGCGGTGGAGCAGGCCCGGGTGCGGGGTGCGGCGGCGGTCTCGGTGCAGCATTCACGCCATGTCGGCATCACGGCCTGGTACGTGGGGCGGGCGGCGCGTGGTGGCGCCTTCGGTGTCATCACCACGCGTGCTGCCGGGTCCGTGGGGGGTGTGGGGCGGTTTGGGGAGGGGGCGGTAACAAGCCAGTTCTTGATGTGTGTGGACCGTGCGGCCGCGGGTGGCGTGGGGCGGTCGGTATCGGTGGCGCCGGCCGGTGCGGGGGTGGTGCGGCCGCGGTTGACGCTGCCGGTTCCGGTTCTGGAGGAGCTCGGTCGGATCGCGGCTCTGGTCAAGGTGACGCCGGTACGGGAGCTGGACAGGCGTCGGCCGACCCGTTCCGAGGACCCGTGA
- a CDS encoding FAD-dependent oxidoreductase — MNRNTHSARANDHRTTDVLVVGAGPTGLMLGCLLRHHDIACTVIDRRDTIDPRTRAVMVHAAGLEILDTLGLRTTVEDAGVRRTRIDFHTRHHALFTVDFTTLDTPFPYYVNVPQPEVEAVLADHFTATGGRLLRGLRYTGHQEDEHGVTAEAVTDDGPHTLTARHLVGADGASSTVRTALGIDFPGITYPMSYLLAEGAPTRPADPDASAMYIGPAGAVSLLPLPHGAVRIAGPVSPEALDRDSELSTRHFRDTVDALGFGPALRFERVDRIAHYQVHERLAERFTSGRTVLAGDAAHLNSPAGGQAMNTGFGDAWALAWRLAALDAGSPAPLLADYDRERRAAAAEVARTTGVLQLLDAMRHATTETARDSVQRSLTGYAEAWSQLYLRYHPAPTPAATPAPDTAPAPDTAPLALPARTGHRLHPGARVPGHRPEPGHHTCLHLPDATPDPAHLPPHTRTAELTPTQRTWLPTGTTAVLVRPDGHVAHTLPTDPHTTAGATAETEKEAA, encoded by the coding sequence ATGAACCGGAACACCCACAGTGCCCGGGCGAACGACCACCGCACCACCGACGTCCTGGTCGTCGGCGCCGGCCCCACCGGACTGATGCTCGGCTGCCTCCTACGCCACCACGACATCGCCTGCACCGTCATCGACCGACGCGACACCATCGACCCCCGCACCCGCGCCGTCATGGTCCACGCGGCCGGACTGGAGATCCTGGACACCCTGGGCCTGCGCACCACCGTCGAGGACGCAGGCGTACGCCGGACCCGCATCGACTTCCACACCCGCCACCACGCCCTGTTCACCGTGGACTTCACCACCCTCGACACCCCCTTCCCCTACTACGTGAACGTCCCGCAGCCCGAGGTCGAAGCGGTCCTCGCCGACCACTTCACCGCCACCGGCGGCCGACTCCTGCGCGGCCTGCGCTACACCGGCCACCAGGAGGACGAGCACGGCGTCACCGCCGAGGCCGTCACCGACGACGGCCCGCACACCCTCACCGCCCGCCACCTCGTGGGAGCCGACGGCGCGAGCAGCACCGTCCGCACCGCCCTGGGCATCGACTTCCCCGGCATCACCTACCCGATGAGCTACCTCCTCGCCGAAGGCGCCCCGACCCGGCCCGCCGACCCGGACGCCTCCGCCATGTACATCGGCCCGGCCGGCGCCGTCTCCCTGCTGCCGCTGCCCCACGGCGCCGTCCGCATCGCCGGACCCGTCTCACCCGAAGCACTCGACCGGGACAGCGAACTGAGCACCCGCCACTTCCGCGACACCGTCGACGCCCTGGGCTTCGGACCCGCCCTACGGTTCGAGCGCGTCGACCGCATCGCCCACTACCAGGTCCACGAACGCCTCGCCGAACGCTTCACGAGCGGCCGGACCGTCCTGGCCGGAGACGCCGCCCACCTCAACTCACCCGCCGGCGGCCAGGCCATGAACACCGGCTTCGGCGACGCCTGGGCCCTGGCCTGGCGCCTCGCCGCCCTCGACGCCGGCTCCCCGGCCCCCCTCCTCGCCGACTACGACCGCGAACGCCGCGCCGCCGCCGCCGAGGTCGCCCGCACCACCGGCGTCCTCCAACTCCTCGACGCCATGCGCCACGCCACCACCGAGACCGCACGCGACTCCGTACAGCGCTCACTCACCGGATACGCCGAAGCCTGGAGCCAGCTCTACCTCCGCTACCACCCCGCACCGACGCCCGCCGCCACACCCGCACCCGACACCGCCCCCGCACCCGACACCGCACCCCTCGCGCTGCCCGCCCGCACAGGCCACCGGCTGCACCCCGGCGCCCGCGTCCCCGGCCACCGCCCCGAACCCGGCCACCACACCTGCCTCCACCTGCCCGACGCCACACCCGACCCGGCCCACCTGCCCCCGCACACCCGCACCGCCGAACTCACCCCGACCCAACGCACCTGGCTCCCCACCGGCACCACCGCCGTCCTCGTACGCCCCGACGGCCACGTCGCCCACACCCTGCCCACCGACCCGCACACCACCGCCGGCGCCACCGCCGAAACCGAGAAGGAGGCGGCATGA
- a CDS encoding NAD(P)-binding oxidoreductase, translating to MARIVVVGSPYRAGSGRIIAATAAERGHTVRYVGDLGDPARPEDLGEPTDAATVWEGADAVVLVPRRGDARVHTERATHVLLEQVRRHAPGAHFVLFSSFAVGHGPAHPLNRIDDTLLPARVAAERLVRTSGLPYTVVRPTWMTDDPPGSHALTLTQHPYGDGMVARADMAAAIVAAIEEPAARCTTFSLFNEPGTPVADWAAAFAALRRDEPQEEL from the coding sequence ATGGCACGGATCGTCGTCGTCGGCTCGCCCTACCGGGCCGGCAGCGGGAGGATCATCGCCGCGACGGCGGCCGAACGGGGCCACACGGTCCGCTACGTCGGCGACCTCGGCGACCCGGCCCGGCCGGAGGACCTCGGCGAACCGACCGACGCAGCAACCGTGTGGGAAGGCGCCGACGCCGTCGTGCTCGTGCCCCGGCGCGGGGACGCCCGGGTGCACACCGAACGGGCCACCCACGTGCTGCTGGAGCAGGTCCGCCGCCACGCCCCCGGCGCGCACTTCGTCCTCTTCAGCTCCTTCGCGGTCGGCCACGGACCGGCCCACCCCCTCAACCGGATCGACGACACGCTGCTGCCGGCACGGGTCGCCGCCGAGCGTCTGGTGCGCACGAGCGGCCTGCCCTACACCGTCGTGCGGCCCACCTGGATGACCGACGACCCGCCCGGCAGTCACGCCCTGACCCTGACCCAACACCCCTACGGGGACGGCATGGTGGCCCGCGCCGACATGGCCGCCGCGATCGTCGCGGCCATCGAGGAGCCCGCCGCCCGGTGCACGACCTTCAGCCTGTTCAACGAACCCGGCACCCCCGTGGCCGACTGGGCCGCGGCGTTCGCGGCCCTGCGCCGCGACGAGCCGCAGGAGGAGCTGTGA
- a CDS encoding MFS transporter — protein sequence MTKRQTLILLLLLGAQFTLAVDFSIMNVAVPVIGRELDFATENLQWIATAFALSAAGFSLLFGRIADIIGARKVFLAGLVLLTLSSLAGGLVDAAGPLLAARVAQGLATAMVTPAGLALLITSFPEGPLRDRALGLNGAMLSAGFTCGAILGGLLTDTLSWRWGFFINIPIGILLIVVTPMLLKGGSRTTGGKLDIPGAVSVSAGLIALVYGISAAGQYGWGDPTTLISLAVGVVLLVVFGFVELSAAEPLAPLRILGRRSVTWGNIGGAATFIGFTAMIFLLTLYLQEVLGYSAIATGLTFGVLGVGAFLGGVTAPRWIGALGSSRAVLVAGLLVQGITVGTLYFAGDARGWLYGVLALAFLSSYAHVAAIVGFMVTATSGLPNEQQGLATGITTLTQQISITIGIPIMSAIATAQIRSLSDGPVKDATLSGINLAILVNGLILVGVALLVALFLRNRRTTARH from the coding sequence ATGACGAAGCGCCAGACGCTCATCCTGCTCCTGCTCCTCGGCGCACAGTTCACCCTGGCGGTGGACTTCTCCATCATGAACGTGGCGGTCCCGGTCATCGGCCGGGAACTCGACTTCGCCACCGAGAACCTGCAGTGGATCGCCACCGCCTTCGCGCTCAGCGCCGCCGGGTTCAGCCTGCTCTTCGGCCGGATCGCCGACATCATCGGCGCCCGCAAGGTCTTCCTCGCCGGCCTCGTCCTGCTCACCCTCTCCTCCCTGGCGGGCGGCCTCGTCGACGCCGCGGGCCCCCTGCTCGCCGCCCGCGTGGCACAAGGCCTCGCGACCGCCATGGTCACCCCCGCGGGCCTCGCCCTGCTCATCACCTCCTTCCCCGAAGGACCCCTGCGCGACCGCGCACTCGGCCTCAACGGCGCCATGCTCTCCGCCGGCTTCACCTGCGGCGCCATCCTCGGCGGCCTCCTCACCGACACCCTGAGCTGGCGCTGGGGCTTCTTCATCAACATCCCCATCGGCATCCTCCTCATCGTCGTCACCCCCATGCTCCTCAAGGGCGGCTCCCGCACGACGGGCGGCAAACTCGACATCCCCGGCGCCGTCTCCGTCAGCGCCGGCCTCATCGCCCTGGTGTACGGCATCTCCGCCGCGGGCCAGTACGGCTGGGGCGACCCCACCACCCTGATCTCCCTCGCCGTCGGCGTCGTCCTCCTCGTCGTCTTCGGCTTCGTGGAACTGAGCGCCGCCGAACCGCTGGCACCCCTGCGCATCCTCGGCCGCCGCAGCGTCACCTGGGGCAACATCGGCGGCGCCGCCACCTTCATCGGCTTCACCGCCATGATCTTCCTGCTCACCCTCTACCTGCAGGAAGTCCTCGGCTACTCCGCCATCGCGACCGGCCTGACCTTCGGCGTCCTCGGCGTCGGCGCCTTCCTCGGCGGCGTCACCGCCCCCCGCTGGATCGGCGCCCTCGGCAGCAGCCGCGCCGTCCTCGTCGCCGGCCTCCTCGTCCAGGGCATCACCGTCGGCACCCTCTACTTCGCCGGTGACGCCCGCGGCTGGCTCTACGGAGTCCTGGCCCTCGCCTTCCTCAGCAGCTACGCCCACGTCGCCGCCATCGTCGGCTTCATGGTCACCGCCACCTCCGGCCTGCCCAACGAACAGCAGGGCCTGGCCACCGGCATCACCACCCTCACCCAGCAGATCAGCATCACCATCGGCATCCCGATCATGAGCGCCATCGCCACCGCCCAGATCCGCAGCCTCTCCGACGGGCCCGTCAAGGACGCGACCCTGTCCGGCATCAACCTCGCGATCCTCGTCAACGGCCTCATCCTCGTCGGCGTCGCCCTCCTGGTCGCCCTCTTCCTCCGCAACCGCCGCACCACCGCCCGGCACTGA
- a CDS encoding DUF7405 family protein, with amino-acid sequence MPPRPAAQHAWEDTFRADEAGRALPPRHHRLLMLDVVGSPLPRDAHHLEAALGALEERYGHGPDGILMCLGWGPGWFERHTPLRSPVGRPVPMARWENPVLEAYDACLHLASDRQETVTQAAASLFGPGPHDQRRRLVLRETRAGFVGEGLPAVRRPQAAIPADAPLLLGFHSGLRRNQATEEEVSILEGPLAGGTTMHVSYIVLDTDSWYEQHEDERAALMYSPRTTAKQAHELVEDAESDRTELAAVAAAHGRVGHAQATGRARLAGRPRINRRDFATLDHGVPGTHFVSLQRTMEDFHATRAMMNAADASTHHGGIGVRRNNGINAFMDVRSRATFAVPPRAQRAYPGLPGPPA; translated from the coding sequence ATGCCCCCACGTCCCGCCGCCCAGCACGCCTGGGAGGACACCTTCCGTGCCGACGAGGCCGGCCGCGCCCTGCCGCCCCGCCACCACCGACTGCTGATGCTCGACGTGGTGGGCTCCCCCCTGCCGCGCGACGCCCACCACCTGGAGGCCGCGCTCGGCGCCCTGGAGGAGCGGTACGGGCACGGGCCCGACGGCATCCTGATGTGCCTGGGCTGGGGCCCGGGCTGGTTCGAGCGGCACACACCGCTGCGTTCCCCGGTGGGGCGGCCCGTCCCGATGGCCCGCTGGGAGAACCCGGTGCTGGAGGCGTACGACGCCTGCCTGCACCTGGCCTCCGACCGTCAGGAGACGGTGACGCAGGCCGCCGCGTCGCTCTTCGGTCCCGGACCGCACGACCAGCGCAGGCGCCTGGTGCTGCGCGAGACCCGTGCCGGCTTCGTGGGGGAGGGCCTGCCGGCCGTGCGGCGGCCGCAGGCCGCGATCCCCGCGGACGCCCCGCTGCTGCTGGGCTTCCACTCGGGACTGCGGCGCAACCAGGCCACCGAGGAGGAGGTCTCGATCCTCGAGGGGCCGTTGGCCGGCGGCACGACCATGCACGTCAGCTACATCGTCCTGGACACCGACAGCTGGTACGAGCAGCACGAGGACGAGCGCGCCGCCCTGATGTACTCGCCCCGCACGACCGCGAAGCAGGCGCACGAGCTGGTCGAGGACGCGGAGAGCGACCGTACGGAGCTGGCGGCGGTGGCCGCCGCCCACGGCCGGGTCGGCCATGCCCAGGCGACCGGGCGGGCCCGGCTCGCCGGCCGGCCGCGGATCAACCGCAGGGACTTCGCGACGCTCGACCACGGGGTGCCCGGCACCCACTTCGTGTCCCTGCAACGCACCATGGAGGACTTCCACGCCACCCGGGCGATGATGAACGCGGCCGACGCGTCCACCCACCACGGGGGGATCGGCGTGCGCCGCAACAACGGCATCAACGCGTTCATGGACGTCCGCAGCCGGGCCACCTTCGCCGTGCCCCCGCGCGCGCAGCGCGCCTATCCGGGGCTGCCGGGGCCGCCCGCCTGA
- a CDS encoding nuclear transport factor 2 family protein, with protein sequence MTKSTLSVVEDFFGRLGAGEADRALELLAEPLDWFTPGDTALIPWMGRRTTRGEVAAFFEQAGEHLTPEEFAVERILAEDGTAVALGRFRYRVNATGKSFASEFAVELHVRDGLITRYRMHEDSYAISLAFL encoded by the coding sequence ATGACGAAATCCACACTCTCCGTAGTCGAAGACTTCTTCGGTCGGCTCGGTGCAGGCGAGGCCGACCGGGCGCTCGAACTGCTCGCGGAGCCCCTCGACTGGTTCACTCCCGGTGACACCGCGCTGATCCCGTGGATGGGGCGGCGTACCACCCGCGGCGAGGTCGCGGCGTTCTTCGAGCAGGCGGGTGAGCATCTGACGCCGGAGGAGTTCGCCGTCGAGCGGATCCTGGCCGAGGACGGGACCGCGGTGGCGTTGGGGCGTTTCCGTTATCGGGTGAACGCCACCGGTAAGTCGTTCGCCTCGGAGTTCGCGGTCGAACTGCACGTCCGTGACGGTCTGATCACCCGCTACCGCATGCACGAGGACAGCTACGCCATCTCCTTGGCCTTCCTCTGA
- a CDS encoding alpha/beta fold hydrolase, producing MTTRYPIEEDAGADAGADAARRGAYDVLVVGAGPTGLTAACELLRRGVRVRIVDAAPGPSVHSKAMLVWPRTLDVLEDLGLSGGVDQVAVKLRQMTYYSEKKPVTRMRMADDMAPYCLPQRLTEEVLTDGLHRLGGRIERDVRLVSLQDVDFGGAIREGRPVTAVLEHAGGSVERFTVPWVIGADGATSAVRRQLGIAYEGATYENRFLITDAKVAGDPLESDEIHYYQSRMGVLAIVPQPFGLFRFFTNAPADMADGSLADMQRLVDLRGPGGLRLTDPDWVTTFRVHRRRAASFQLGRVFLAGDAAHAHSPMGGQGLNTGIQDAQNIAWKLASVVRGEARTALLESYTPERAAVADAVVRDTDLQTRAAMWTRGSQVTLRDTAMRALDRTGVLDRFYVPVAAGRRWVYGPVADGSRRGRPVHWCSARAGLRRHAREGAALPRPLAVALGVAGPAADPVRLHLVVLPGEKDPDRGLAEAVRRLVGPWAGQVRVVDTAALPGRGPRVSAARELHCRHAGFHLVRPDGHVVLHGHREELRELYDTLDRLLVPGAGTVPGAVLSPTDELPLEEEDMYQTAGSVPFAHTVGSGPHKVIVLHSLFGGHQSFSPLWPYLDGSRFTYAFMDARGFGRSLDVAGTYTTDEIASDVLTLADSMGWQEFSLIGHSLGGQPIQQVLLKAPQRVRRIVGLSPVPAGGMPIPDSDFPLFAEAAHKVDNRRIVIDMTTGNRLSPHWVTAFAESSMKEVGPVAFRSYLDSFRTTDFADRVSGAQVPALVVVGEHDPAVTAESMQETWMKHYPNGRLAVVGNAGHYPMVETPVALATLLEEFLSQ from the coding sequence ATGACCACCCGGTACCCCATTGAAGAAGACGCCGGCGCGGATGCCGGCGCGGATGCCGCGCGGCGGGGCGCCTACGACGTGCTCGTCGTAGGTGCCGGTCCGACCGGCCTGACCGCGGCGTGCGAGCTGTTGCGTCGGGGGGTCCGCGTCAGAATCGTGGACGCGGCCCCCGGCCCCAGTGTGCATTCCAAGGCGATGCTGGTGTGGCCGCGCACCCTGGACGTCCTGGAGGACCTCGGGCTCTCCGGGGGCGTCGACCAGGTCGCGGTCAAGTTGCGGCAGATGACCTACTACTCGGAGAAGAAGCCGGTCACCCGGATGCGGATGGCCGACGACATGGCTCCCTACTGTCTGCCGCAGCGGCTGACCGAGGAGGTGTTGACCGACGGTCTGCATCGGCTCGGCGGTCGCATCGAGCGTGATGTGCGGCTGGTGTCGCTGCAGGACGTGGACTTCGGCGGGGCGATACGTGAAGGCCGGCCGGTCACCGCGGTGTTGGAGCACGCCGGTGGGAGCGTGGAGCGGTTCACGGTCCCGTGGGTGATCGGCGCGGACGGTGCGACGAGTGCGGTGCGTCGCCAGCTCGGTATCGCCTACGAGGGCGCGACGTACGAGAACCGGTTCCTGATCACGGACGCGAAGGTGGCCGGTGATCCGCTGGAGAGCGACGAGATCCACTACTACCAGTCGCGGATGGGTGTGCTGGCCATCGTGCCGCAGCCGTTCGGGCTGTTCCGTTTCTTCACCAACGCTCCGGCGGACATGGCGGACGGGTCGTTGGCGGACATGCAGCGGCTGGTCGACCTGCGTGGGCCGGGCGGGTTGCGGCTGACCGACCCGGACTGGGTGACCACCTTCCGGGTGCACCGGCGTCGTGCCGCCTCCTTCCAGTTGGGTCGGGTCTTCCTGGCCGGTGACGCGGCCCATGCGCACAGTCCGATGGGCGGGCAGGGGTTGAACACCGGGATCCAGGACGCCCAGAACATCGCCTGGAAGCTGGCGTCGGTGGTGCGTGGTGAGGCGCGGACCGCGTTGTTGGAGAGCTACACGCCCGAGCGGGCGGCGGTGGCCGACGCGGTGGTGCGCGACACCGATCTGCAGACCCGGGCGGCGATGTGGACCCGGGGCAGTCAGGTCACCCTGCGGGACACGGCGATGCGGGCCCTGGACCGTACGGGGGTCCTGGACCGTTTCTACGTGCCGGTCGCCGCGGGTCGGCGTTGGGTGTACGGGCCGGTCGCGGACGGGTCGCGGCGTGGCAGGCCCGTGCACTGGTGCTCGGCGCGGGCGGGTCTGCGCCGGCACGCCCGGGAGGGTGCGGCGTTGCCGCGGCCGCTGGCGGTGGCGCTGGGGGTGGCGGGGCCTGCCGCCGATCCGGTCCGGTTGCACCTGGTGGTGCTGCCGGGCGAGAAGGACCCGGACCGTGGTCTGGCCGAGGCGGTGCGCCGGCTGGTCGGGCCGTGGGCCGGCCAGGTGCGGGTGGTGGACACGGCGGCTCTGCCCGGGCGCGGGCCGAGGGTGTCGGCCGCTCGTGAACTGCACTGCCGGCACGCCGGTTTCCATCTGGTGCGGCCGGACGGGCACGTCGTCCTGCACGGGCACCGTGAGGAGCTGCGCGAGCTGTACGACACCCTCGATCGCCTTCTGGTCCCGGGGGCGGGCACCGTCCCGGGGGCCGTCCTTTCACCGACCGACGAACTCCCGCTGGAGGAAGAAGACATGTACCAGACCGCCGGATCCGTTCCCTTCGCCCACACCGTGGGCTCCGGTCCGCACAAGGTGATCGTGCTGCACTCCCTCTTCGGTGGGCACCAGTCGTTCTCGCCGTTGTGGCCGTACCTGGACGGGTCGCGTTTCACCTACGCGTTCATGGACGCCCGGGGGTTCGGGCGCAGCCTGGACGTGGCCGGTACGTACACGACCGACGAGATCGCCTCGGACGTGCTGACGTTGGCCGACAGCATGGGGTGGCAGGAGTTCTCGCTGATCGGGCACTCGCTCGGCGGGCAGCCGATCCAGCAGGTGTTGTTGAAGGCTCCGCAGCGGGTGCGGCGGATCGTGGGGTTGAGCCCGGTCCCGGCGGGCGGTATGCCCATTCCTGACTCGGACTTCCCGTTGTTCGCGGAGGCCGCGCACAAGGTGGACAACCGTCGCATCGTCATCGACATGACCACGGGGAACCGGTTGTCGCCGCACTGGGTGACCGCGTTCGCCGAGTCCTCGATGAAGGAGGTCGGGCCGGTCGCCTTCCGCAGCTACCTGGATTCCTTCCGTACGACCGACTTCGCGGACCGGGTGAGCGGTGCGCAGGTGCCGGCGCTGGTGGTGGTCGGTGAGCACGACCCGGCGGTGACGGCGGAGTCGATGCAGGAGACGTGGATGAAGCACTACCCGAACGGTCGGCTGGCCGTGGTGGGCAACGCGGGTCACTACCCGATGGTGGAGACCCCGGTGGCGCTGGCCACCCTGCTGGAGGAGTTCCTCTCCCAATAG
- a CDS encoding helix-turn-helix transcriptional regulator — translation MDSFADLSQFLRSHRLRTAPEQTGVSTGAGARTAPCLLPAELARAAGLDADRYTDIEDGRAGRVSLSVLDALASALHLDTDDRAELFRLGASPGTSRLRGLGHLTRAVPMLPVIAFNHRYDITGWNLPGQALLAWDLDWPVEHVQPNLARMLFLDRATRALYGHARGQVAGLVGALRRASEQHPDEELSCMVVELAATSREFAELWFRPVEEREDEEDCGVLVRFEHPAVGPMELSRVVLEEGAQNGEWAVVFSPEPGSASGAALDDLLARISGRSG, via the coding sequence ATGGACTCCTTCGCCGACCTCAGCCAGTTCCTGCGCTCCCACCGCCTTCGCACGGCCCCTGAGCAGACGGGGGTGTCGACGGGCGCGGGGGCGCGGACCGCGCCCTGTCTGCTGCCCGCCGAACTGGCCCGGGCGGCAGGGCTCGACGCCGACCGCTACACCGACATCGAGGACGGCCGAGCCGGCCGCGTGTCCCTGTCCGTCCTGGACGCGCTGGCCTCGGCCCTGCACCTCGACACCGACGACCGGGCCGAACTGTTCCGGCTCGGGGCCTCCCCCGGAACGTCCCGGCTACGGGGGCTCGGCCACCTCACCCGCGCGGTCCCCATGCTGCCGGTCATCGCCTTCAACCACCGCTACGACATCACCGGATGGAACCTGCCCGGGCAGGCGCTGCTCGCCTGGGACCTGGACTGGCCCGTGGAGCACGTACAGCCCAACCTCGCCCGGATGCTCTTCCTCGACAGGGCGACGCGGGCCCTGTACGGGCACGCGCGGGGCCAGGTCGCCGGGCTCGTCGGGGCGCTGCGGCGGGCGAGCGAGCAGCACCCGGACGAGGAACTGTCGTGCATGGTGGTCGAACTGGCGGCCACCAGCCGGGAGTTCGCGGAGCTGTGGTTCCGTCCGGTCGAGGAACGCGAGGACGAGGAGGACTGCGGGGTCCTGGTCCGTTTCGAGCATCCCGCGGTGGGCCCGATGGAGCTCTCCCGGGTGGTGCTGGAGGAGGGGGCGCAGAACGGGGAATGGGCCGTGGTGTTCAGCCCGGAACCCGGTTCGGCGTCGGGCGCCGCGTTGGACGACCTGCTCGCCCGGATCTCGGGCCGGTCGGGCTGA